The following are encoded together in the Flavobacterium haoranii genome:
- a CDS encoding ABC transporter ATP-binding protein has translation MIVVKDLEKTFGTQKVLKGVSTRFEAGETSLVIGQSGSGKTVFLKSLLGIHTPESGTISFDGRIYSTMSKDEKQDLRTEIGMVFQGSALFDSMTVEENVGFPLKMFSKKTPKEIKERVDFVIERVNLVDAHHKKPSEISGGMQKRVAIARAIVNNPKYLFCDEPNSGLDPKTAIVIDNLIQEITKEYNITTVINTHDMNSVMEIGEKIVFLKNGLLEWEGSNKEIFKTDNEAVTDFVYSSELFKRVRKMYLEDDK, from the coding sequence ATGATAGTAGTTAAAGATTTAGAAAAAACATTTGGCACTCAAAAAGTTTTAAAGGGTGTTTCAACTCGTTTTGAAGCTGGAGAAACAAGTTTAGTTATTGGACAAAGTGGTTCAGGAAAAACCGTATTCTTAAAATCTCTACTAGGAATTCACACACCTGAGAGCGGAACTATTTCTTTTGATGGACGTATTTATTCTACTATGTCGAAAGATGAAAAACAAGATTTAAGAACCGAAATTGGAATGGTTTTTCAAGGAAGTGCACTTTTTGATAGTATGACTGTAGAAGAAAATGTTGGATTTCCTTTGAAGATGTTTTCTAAAAAAACTCCGAAAGAAATAAAAGAACGTGTCGATTTTGTTATTGAACGCGTTAATTTAGTAGATGCGCATCATAAAAAACCATCGGAAATTTCAGGTGGAATGCAAAAACGTGTGGCTATTGCTAGAGCCATTGTTAATAATCCTAAATATTTATTTTGTGATGAACCCAACTCGGGTTTAGATCCAAAAACAGCAATTGTAATTGATAATTTAATTCAAGAAATTACGAAAGAATACAACATTACTACAGTTATTAACACGCACGATATGAACTCGGTAATGGAAATTGGCGAGAAAATTGTGTTCTTGAAAAATGGATTATTAGAATGGGAAGGTTCGAACAAAGAAATCTTTAAAACCGACAATGAAGCAGTAACCGATTTCGTTTATTCTTCCGAATTATTTAAACGAGTAAGAAAAATGTATCTTGAAGATGATAAATAA
- a CDS encoding glycosyltransferase, with the protein MNYYVVIPAHNEAQHIALTLESLVKQSVLPTKVVVVNDNSTDKTETIVNSFIDKYNWISIVNNSSEAKHLPGSKVILAFNKGLETLDQNFDIIVKADADLIFPENYFETIINHFQTDTQIGMAGGFCYIEKNGEWILENLTDKDHIRGALKAYRKECFEQIGGLRTAMGWDTVDELLCKFYNWKVKTDETLQVKHLKPTGANYNKASRYKQGEAFYTLGYGFWITAIASLKLALRKGKPFLFIDYIKGFWKAKSNKKQLLVTDEQAKFIRNYRWKKMKEKILN; encoded by the coding sequence ATGAATTATTACGTTGTAATACCCGCACATAACGAAGCGCAACACATTGCACTTACTTTAGAATCTCTTGTAAAGCAAAGTGTTTTACCAACTAAAGTTGTGGTTGTAAACGATAATTCTACTGATAAAACCGAAACAATTGTAAATTCATTTATTGACAAATACAATTGGATTTCTATAGTTAATAATTCATCTGAAGCGAAACACTTACCCGGAAGTAAAGTTATCTTAGCTTTTAACAAAGGCTTAGAGACTTTAGACCAAAACTTTGACATTATTGTAAAAGCTGATGCCGACTTGATTTTCCCAGAAAATTATTTTGAAACTATAATCAATCATTTTCAAACTGATACTCAAATTGGAATGGCTGGTGGATTTTGTTATATCGAAAAAAATGGTGAATGGATTTTAGAAAATTTAACCGATAAAGATCATATTCGTGGTGCTTTAAAAGCCTACAGAAAAGAATGCTTTGAGCAAATTGGTGGGTTACGAACTGCTATGGGTTGGGATACTGTCGATGAGTTGTTGTGTAAATTTTACAATTGGAAAGTAAAAACTGATGAAACTTTACAGGTAAAACATTTAAAACCAACTGGTGCTAACTACAATAAAGCTTCTCGTTACAAACAAGGCGAAGCTTTTTACACTTTAGGTTACGGATTTTGGATTACCGCAATTGCTTCATTAAAACTAGCATTACGAAAAGGTAAACCGTTTCTTTTTATCGACTATATAAAAGGTTTTTGGAAAGCTAAATCCAATAAAAAACAACTTTTAGTAACCGACGAACAAGCTAAGTTCATTAGAAATTATCGTTGGAAGAAAATGAAAGAAAAAATTTTGAATTAG
- a CDS encoding MlaE family ABC transporter permease — protein sequence MFVIRILEQTGKYFMMLKEVFNRPVKWSVMRQLIFKEVDDLIIDSLGIVSFISFFVGGVVAIQTALNLTNPLIPKYLIGFATRQSVILEFAPTFISIIMAGKMGSFITSSIGTMRVTEQIDALEVMGVNALNYLVFPKLIALLLFPFVIGLSMFLGVVGGYLAAVYGGFASSNEFITGIQEDFIPFHITYAFIKTVVFAIILATIPSFHGFYMKGGALEVGKASTISFVWTSVVIILMNYILTQLLLSK from the coding sequence ATGTTTGTAATTAGAATTTTAGAACAAACCGGAAAATATTTCATGATGCTCAAAGAGGTTTTTAACCGACCGGTAAAATGGAGTGTTATGAGACAATTAATTTTTAAAGAAGTCGACGATTTAATTATCGATTCGCTAGGAATTGTATCGTTCATCTCATTTTTTGTGGGTGGAGTGGTTGCCATTCAAACTGCATTAAACTTAACCAATCCGTTAATTCCCAAATATTTAATTGGTTTTGCCACGAGGCAATCCGTAATATTAGAGTTTGCTCCTACTTTTATTTCCATTATTATGGCTGGTAAAATGGGGTCTTTTATTACTTCAAGTATTGGAACCATGCGTGTAACTGAGCAAATTGATGCTTTAGAAGTCATGGGTGTAAATGCTTTAAATTATTTAGTGTTTCCAAAATTAATAGCACTGTTACTTTTCCCATTTGTAATTGGACTGAGTATGTTTTTAGGAGTTGTAGGTGGTTATTTAGCTGCTGTTTACGGCGGTTTCGCTTCTAGCAATGAATTTATCACTGGAATTCAAGAAGACTTTATTCCTTTTCATATTACTTATGCTTTTATCAAGACTGTTGTTTTTGCTATTATATTGGCAACGATTCCTTCTTTTCATGGTTTTTACATGAAAGGTGGAGCACTTGAAGTTGGTAAAGCAAGTACGATTTCCTTTGTTTGGACTTCAGTAGTGATTATTTTAATGAACTATATTTTAACCCAATTACTTTTGAGCAAATGA
- a CDS encoding mannose-1-phosphate guanylyltransferase, with product MNKNYYAIIMAGGVGSRFWPVSTTDFPKQFHDMLGTGDTLIQKTFTRLSQIIPKENILILTNEVYNDIVLEQLPMVKQEQIILEPAMRNTAPCILYASLKIKKENPDAVMVVAPSDHWIEDEVQFCANLQHAFDFCEREDNLMTLGILPTFPNTGYGYIEYDKLDSRPIKKVKQFREKPDYATARKFIQSRNFLWNAGIFVWSVKSVLNAFQEFQPVMYDHFMQGYDVYNTTNETQFIKENYPLAENISVDYAILEKAHNVFVLPATFDWNDLGTWGSLHEKLDKDENNNAVVNARVLLENASNNIIRAEGKKLVVIDGLDDYIIVDKDDTLLIYPKSKEQDIKKIVGKIK from the coding sequence ATGAATAAAAATTATTATGCCATAATTATGGCTGGCGGAGTTGGTTCTCGTTTTTGGCCAGTTAGTACAACCGATTTTCCTAAGCAATTTCATGATATGCTTGGAACAGGTGATACTTTAATTCAGAAAACTTTTACAAGGCTTTCTCAAATTATTCCAAAAGAGAATATTCTTATTTTAACAAATGAGGTTTATAATGATATTGTTTTGGAACAATTACCAATGGTAAAACAAGAGCAAATCATTTTAGAGCCTGCAATGCGAAATACAGCGCCTTGTATTTTATATGCTTCTTTAAAGATAAAAAAGGAAAATCCAGATGCTGTTATGGTTGTGGCGCCATCTGACCATTGGATAGAAGATGAGGTTCAGTTTTGTGCCAACTTACAACACGCTTTTGATTTTTGCGAAAGAGAAGATAACTTAATGACTCTAGGAATTCTTCCAACATTCCCAAATACAGGTTATGGTTATATCGAGTATGATAAATTAGATTCGAGACCCATTAAAAAGGTAAAACAATTTAGAGAAAAGCCTGATTATGCAACAGCTCGTAAGTTTATTCAAAGTCGTAACTTTTTATGGAATGCGGGTATTTTTGTTTGGAGTGTAAAATCGGTTTTGAATGCGTTTCAAGAATTTCAACCAGTTATGTACGATCATTTTATGCAAGGATATGATGTTTATAACACTACAAACGAAACACAGTTTATTAAAGAAAATTATCCTTTGGCCGAAAATATTTCAGTTGATTATGCAATTTTAGAAAAAGCACATAATGTTTTTGTTCTTCCTGCAACTTTCGATTGGAACGATTTAGGAACTTGGGGTTCATTACACGAAAAATTAGATAAAGACGAAAATAATAATGCTGTTGTAAATGCCAGAGTTCTTTTAGAAAATGCTTCAAATAATATTATTCGTGCAGAAGGGAAGAAATTGGTAGTTATTGATGGTTTAGACGATTATATTATTGTAGATAAAGATGATACACTTTTAATTTATCCAAAAAGTAAAGAACAAGACATTAAAAAAATTGTCGGAAAAATAAAATAA
- a CDS encoding SprT-like domain-containing protein → MITILQKYLPEHAVQPCFELIKANHVHLKIVSERHTRHGDYRKDAQGYHLITVNASLNKYRFLMTLVHEIAHLVAFEKFGRNIKPHGKEWKYTFQQLMVPFIRPEIFPNKVLPLIARHFRNPSASSDTDALLSVALKEYDDKERIKNYIFEIPIGAKFRIHNGKVFKKIALRVKRYECIELQSGRVYLFQPNAEVELLPS, encoded by the coding sequence TTGATAACAATCCTCCAAAAATACCTTCCTGAACACGCTGTTCAACCTTGCTTTGAATTAATCAAAGCTAATCACGTGCATCTTAAAATTGTTAGTGAAAGACATACGCGTCATGGCGATTATCGAAAAGATGCTCAAGGCTATCATTTAATTACAGTCAATGCAAGTTTAAATAAATACCGATTTTTAATGACGCTAGTTCATGAGATTGCTCATTTAGTCGCTTTTGAAAAGTTTGGTAGAAATATTAAACCTCATGGAAAAGAATGGAAATATACTTTCCAACAATTGATGGTGCCTTTTATTCGCCCCGAAATTTTTCCTAATAAAGTATTACCTTTAATTGCCCGACATTTTAGAAATCCATCTGCGAGTAGCGATACAGATGCTTTGTTATCTGTAGCTTTAAAGGAGTATGATGATAAAGAAAGAATAAAAAATTATATCTTTGAAATACCAATTGGAGCCAAATTTCGTATTCACAACGGGAAAGTTTTTAAAAAAATTGCTTTACGAGTGAAACGATACGAATGTATTGAGTTGCAATCTGGAAGAGTTTATTTATTTCAGCCTAATGCTGAAGTAGAATTATTACCAAGTTAA
- a CDS encoding glycosyltransferase family 2 protein, with translation MQQKVVVIIVTYNGSNWLNKCLQSLQKSVMPISVIAVDNASTDNSVEILKQFSFVEVIQSETNLGFGKANNIGIQKALEQNFDYYFLLNQDAWIESDAIQNLVEVASQNENFGIVSPMHFSPDEISLDVNFEMYWNRKTNSISSEIDEVPFINAAAWLLSRKVIEKVGYFEPLFNHYGEDRNYTDRVHYHGFKTVVVKNSKIYHDRIITRSFQKDVNQSKYKMLAEVLNVNHNYIDGLLNAFRNVIGLPKYFSKYYSTSKVFSMFWQLLGYYILLKFHFFTLFKARKSYK, from the coding sequence GTGCAGCAAAAAGTAGTCGTTATTATAGTAACTTACAACGGAAGTAATTGGTTGAACAAATGTTTGCAATCGTTGCAAAAATCGGTTATGCCAATTTCAGTTATAGCTGTTGATAATGCTTCTACTGATAATTCAGTTGAAATTTTAAAGCAATTTTCTTTTGTTGAGGTAATTCAATCTGAAACTAATTTAGGTTTTGGAAAAGCTAACAATATTGGAATTCAAAAAGCTTTGGAACAAAATTTCGATTATTATTTTTTACTAAATCAAGATGCTTGGATTGAATCAGATGCTATTCAAAATTTAGTTGAGGTTGCCTCACAAAATGAAAATTTTGGAATTGTAAGTCCGATGCATTTTTCGCCAGATGAAATTTCTTTAGATGTCAATTTTGAAATGTATTGGAACAGAAAAACGAATTCGATTTCTAGTGAAATTGATGAGGTTCCATTTATAAATGCTGCCGCTTGGCTATTGTCGAGAAAAGTTATTGAGAAAGTGGGCTATTTTGAACCGCTCTTTAATCATTATGGAGAAGATCGAAATTATACAGATCGTGTTCACTATCATGGTTTTAAAACGGTAGTAGTAAAGAACTCAAAAATTTATCACGATAGAATTATAACTAGAAGTTTTCAAAAAGATGTAAATCAGTCGAAATACAAAATGCTTGCTGAAGTTTTAAATGTAAATCATAATTATATTGATGGTTTATTGAACGCTTTTAGAAATGTAATTGGGTTGCCTAAATATTTTTCAAAATATTATTCTACTTCAAAAGTATTTTCAATGTTTTGGCAATTATTAGGCTATTATATACTTTTAAAGTTTCATTTTTTTACGTTGTTCAAAGCTAGAAAAAGCTATAAATAA
- a CDS encoding SDR family NAD(P)-dependent oxidoreductase: MENKNIIITGTSRGIGFELALQFADAGHQVLAISRKMPKSLMEHSNITCLSIDISDENEMEQVEKFVKDSWSNKVDVLINNAGLLVNKPFEQLTTSDFEQVYKVNVFAVAALTQVCIPFMKKGSHVVTISSMGGIQGSMKFPGLAAYSSSKGAVITLFELLAEEYKESGIAFNVLALGAVNTEMLQEAFPGYEAPLSAKEMANYIFDFSLNGNKYYNGKVLQVSSTTP; encoded by the coding sequence ATGGAAAATAAAAACATTATTATTACAGGAACTTCAAGAGGTATAGGTTTCGAATTAGCTTTACAATTTGCCGATGCTGGACATCAAGTATTGGCAATTTCCCGTAAAATGCCAAAAAGCTTAATGGAGCATTCAAATATAACTTGTTTGTCTATAGATATTTCTGATGAAAATGAAATGGAACAAGTTGAAAAGTTTGTAAAAGATTCTTGGAGCAATAAAGTCGATGTATTAATAAACAATGCTGGATTGTTAGTCAATAAACCATTTGAACAATTAACCACTAGCGATTTTGAACAAGTTTATAAAGTGAACGTTTTTGCAGTTGCAGCGCTAACACAAGTTTGCATTCCATTTATGAAAAAAGGAAGTCATGTCGTAACAATAAGTTCGATGGGTGGCATACAAGGAAGTATGAAATTTCCAGGTTTAGCGGCTTACTCTTCTAGTAAGGGAGCTGTAATTACACTATTTGAATTATTAGCTGAAGAGTATAAAGAAAGCGGAATTGCTTTTAATGTCTTAGCGTTAGGAGCAGTTAATACAGAAATGCTTCAAGAAGCTTTTCCGGGTTATGAAGCACCTTTATCGGCAAAAGAAATGGCAAATTATATTTTCGATTTTAGTTTAAACGGAAATAAGTATTACAACGGCAAAGTTTTACAAGTAAGTTCAACTACTCCGTAG
- a CDS encoding DUF389 domain-containing protein → MQDENKSTFSQSVASFKKFLEEIFDIYNDTDRNATIDDIKAGVDMKGQNAWVLIFSILIASTGLNTSSTAVVIGAMLISPLMGPILGMGLSLGIYDLDLLRKSLKNFGVMVVLSLVTSFLFFSVPMFQNETPELIARTSPNVLDIIIALSGGLALIVALSRRNKSTNTLAGVAIATALMPPLCTAGYGLATGKWNFFGGALFLFTINTIFIATATYLVVKFLRFPLKEYADVQRKKRISQILTFIALAIFIPSVYFFYQLYKKSDFEQKVDLVLAELKDEKGIGVFDIQKDFSKQKVSFAVLGTNLERSEIEKLEKKMKDFGYDNTIIHCVQDLQNQKTLSRLSEIENSYLTTQQLLSQKEEQLLLKDKEILDLKNKLSNGSTVSFVDVANEIQSLNDNIEEVSYYNILHTNFKSIDTVPHFVIKFKKEVSNKIIAEEVAKYKKWLQSKLKNQKVVVKSE, encoded by the coding sequence ATGCAAGACGAAAACAAAAGTACTTTTAGCCAATCTGTTGCGAGTTTTAAAAAGTTTTTAGAAGAAATATTTGATATCTATAACGATACTGATAGAAATGCTACTATAGACGATATTAAAGCTGGTGTTGACATGAAAGGTCAAAACGCTTGGGTTTTAATTTTTTCAATTTTAATTGCATCTACAGGTTTAAATACAAGTTCTACCGCAGTTGTAATTGGAGCCATGTTAATTTCGCCTTTAATGGGACCTATTTTAGGAATGGGACTGTCATTAGGTATCTACGATTTAGATTTACTTAGAAAGTCGTTAAAGAATTTTGGAGTAATGGTTGTTTTGAGTTTGGTAACATCGTTTTTGTTTTTTAGTGTGCCAATGTTCCAAAATGAAACACCAGAATTAATTGCAAGAACTTCTCCAAATGTGCTTGATATTATTATAGCACTTTCTGGTGGTTTAGCTTTAATTGTAGCTTTAAGTAGAAGAAATAAATCGACAAACACTCTAGCAGGAGTAGCTATTGCAACTGCACTAATGCCACCGCTTTGTACAGCAGGTTATGGTTTAGCAACGGGGAAATGGAATTTCTTTGGAGGCGCATTATTTTTATTTACAATCAATACTATCTTTATCGCAACAGCTACCTATTTGGTGGTTAAGTTTTTGCGTTTTCCATTAAAAGAATATGCCGATGTTCAAAGAAAAAAACGTATTTCGCAAATATTAACTTTTATAGCATTGGCAATTTTTATTCCGAGTGTTTATTTCTTTTATCAATTGTATAAAAAGTCAGATTTTGAACAAAAAGTAGATTTAGTTCTGGCTGAATTAAAAGATGAAAAGGGAATTGGAGTTTTCGATATTCAAAAAGATTTTTCAAAACAGAAAGTGAGTTTTGCTGTTTTGGGAACCAATTTAGAGCGTAGCGAAATTGAGAAATTAGAGAAGAAAATGAAAGACTTTGGGTACGATAATACCATCATTCATTGTGTTCAAGATTTACAGAATCAAAAAACATTGTCTCGACTTTCAGAAATCGAAAATTCATATTTAACAACGCAACAATTGTTGTCTCAAAAAGAAGAGCAATTGCTTTTAAAGGATAAAGAAATTTTAGATTTAAAGAATAAATTAAGTAATGGTTCAACCGTTTCTTTTGTCGATGTTGCAAACGAAATTCAAAGTTTAAATGATAATATAGAAGAAGTTTCGTATTATAATATTTTACATACCAATTTTAAAAGCATCGATACAGTTCCGCATTTTGTAATTAAATTTAAAAAAGAGGTTTCTAATAAAATTATAGCAGAAGAAGTCGCTAAATATAAAAAATGGTTACAATCTAAACTTAAAAATCAAAAAGTGGTTGTAAAATCAGAATAG
- a CDS encoding lipopolysaccharide biosynthesis protein — protein MQDSQSHKQAFWFTIINYIGIVIGLLSTLFLYPYDYGFYGEIAYIDSLAQILYPIMVFGGSQALIHFYPSLSLENKKSLFQFTIKTVFKLFIVLTVFLILAVIIFDWDKKTYLYYAMPLAVLMALIEVFKRQAANLQKIAVPTFYEKIIPKIAMVVVFGIFYLGYVSDNVAYAVFIVFYLFLAFFVAKYVSRKFPISFASKEDSFFSDVSKKEYFNYCFYSFLGSFGSFLAFRVDGLMIPEFLDFDANGAYRNAVNFAAAMAIPATGLFTIYSPQISAFIKNKDFETLQMKYTETAKLLFFIGAVILGCVLVGAEPFFNLLATKDKLVTILPVIYILGANVLFNMATGFNSEIISYSQYYKFNIIAVLILVVVNVLLNYVFLTQTELEIVGVSLATFISLVLFNVSKLVFIYKKIGIIPFDRNYALLIIVMGIIIVTGVLLPSFKNLWLETISKVGFVLIASLIVVYFTQSIPSFNYWVNRFLKN, from the coding sequence ATGCAGGATTCACAATCACATAAACAAGCTTTTTGGTTTACTATTATCAATTATATTGGAATAGTTATAGGGTTGCTTTCAACATTATTTTTATATCCTTATGATTACGGATTTTATGGTGAAATTGCTTACATCGATTCGTTAGCGCAAATTCTATATCCTATTATGGTTTTTGGAGGTTCACAAGCGTTAATACATTTTTATCCGTCATTGAGTTTAGAAAATAAAAAGAGTTTGTTCCAATTTACAATTAAAACAGTTTTCAAGTTATTTATAGTGTTGACTGTTTTTTTGATACTGGCAGTAATAATATTTGATTGGGATAAAAAAACATATTTATATTATGCTATGCCTTTAGCAGTTTTAATGGCTTTAATAGAAGTTTTTAAACGTCAAGCGGCTAATTTACAAAAGATCGCTGTTCCCACATTTTACGAAAAAATAATTCCTAAAATAGCAATGGTTGTTGTTTTTGGAATTTTCTATTTAGGATATGTATCAGATAATGTGGCGTATGCTGTTTTTATAGTTTTTTATTTATTCTTAGCTTTTTTTGTTGCCAAATATGTAAGTCGAAAATTCCCAATTTCATTTGCTAGTAAAGAAGATTCATTTTTTTCAGATGTTTCAAAGAAGGAATATTTCAATTACTGTTTTTATTCATTTTTAGGAAGCTTTGGTTCTTTTTTAGCTTTTAGAGTTGATGGCTTAATGATTCCCGAATTTTTAGATTTTGATGCAAATGGAGCATATCGCAATGCAGTAAATTTTGCGGCAGCAATGGCAATTCCTGCAACAGGATTGTTTACTATTTATTCGCCACAAATTTCTGCTTTTATTAAGAATAAAGATTTTGAAACGTTACAAATGAAGTACACCGAAACAGCGAAGTTGTTGTTTTTTATAGGAGCTGTAATCTTGGGTTGTGTATTAGTTGGAGCTGAACCTTTTTTTAATTTATTAGCAACCAAAGATAAATTAGTAACCATATTACCCGTAATTTATATTCTAGGAGCTAATGTTTTATTTAATATGGCAACAGGTTTTAATTCGGAAATTATTTCCTATTCACAATATTATAAATTTAACATTATAGCGGTTTTAATTTTAGTTGTTGTAAATGTGTTACTTAATTATGTTTTTCTTACTCAAACAGAGCTTGAAATTGTGGGTGTTTCTTTAGCAACTTTTATATCTTTAGTTTTGTTTAATGTTTCAAAGTTGGTTTTTATTTATAAAAAAATAGGCATAATTCCTTTTGATCGAAACTATGCCCTTCTTATTATAGTCATGGGTATAATAATTGTGACTGGAGTTTTATTGCCTTCTTTTAAAAATCTTTGGCTAGAAACAATTTCAAAAGTTGGTTTTGTTTTGATTGCTTCATTAATTGTTGTTTACTTTACCCAATCGATTCCCTCTTTTAATTATTGGGTGAACCGATTTTTAAAGAATTAA
- a CDS encoding pyruvate dehydrogenase complex dihydrolipoamide acetyltransferase → MATVITMPRLSDTMTEGTVATWLKKVGDKVKEGDILAEIETDKATMEFESFNAGTLLHIGIQEGQSAPVDSLLAIIGNEGEDISALLSGGASAPTEEPKAEVKEEPKVAATAEFKMPEGVKVVTMPRLSDTMTTGTVATWLKKVGDAIKEGDILAEIETDKATMEFESFNAGTLLYIGVEEGGSAPVDTILAILGPAGTDVSGVVANYKADGSSEESKKEEVKTEVKVEESAATVQNTNTGGRIFASPLAKKIAEEKGINLSQVKGSGENGRIVKSDVENFTPSSTSTPAQAVAEASQAVAAVKPFVPAGEVFQEEIKNSQMRKTIARRLAESKFTAPHYYLTIELDMDNAIASRGMINSLPDTKVSFNDMVIKACAMALKKHPQVNSQWREDAMVLNHHVNIGVAVAVEDGLVVPVLKFTDAMSLSQIGANVKDMAGRAKAKKIQPAEMEGSTFTISNLGMFGIQSFTSIINQPNSAILSVGAIIEKPVVKNGQIVVGNTMTVTLACDHRTVDGATGAQFLQTLKAFMENPVTMLA, encoded by the coding sequence ATGGCTACAGTTATTACAATGCCTCGTTTAAGCGATACCATGACAGAAGGTACCGTAGCAACATGGTTGAAAAAGGTAGGCGACAAAGTAAAAGAAGGAGATATTTTAGCTGAAATTGAAACTGATAAAGCTACAATGGAGTTTGAGTCTTTCAATGCTGGAACTTTATTACATATTGGTATTCAAGAGGGACAATCTGCACCAGTTGATTCGCTTTTAGCAATTATTGGTAACGAAGGAGAAGATATTTCTGCTTTATTGAGTGGAGGAGCTTCTGCTCCAACTGAAGAGCCAAAAGCTGAAGTTAAAGAAGAACCAAAAGTTGCTGCTACTGCTGAATTTAAAATGCCTGAAGGAGTAAAAGTAGTTACAATGCCACGTTTAAGTGATACTATGACTACTGGTACAGTTGCAACTTGGTTAAAGAAAGTTGGTGACGCAATTAAAGAAGGAGATATTTTAGCAGAGATTGAAACTGATAAAGCTACAATGGAATTTGAATCTTTCAACGCGGGTACATTATTGTATATTGGTGTAGAAGAAGGAGGTTCAGCTCCAGTAGATACTATTTTAGCTATTTTAGGGCCTGCAGGAACTGATGTTTCTGGTGTGGTTGCTAATTATAAAGCTGACGGTTCATCTGAAGAATCTAAAAAAGAAGAAGTTAAAACTGAAGTAAAAGTAGAAGAGTCTGCTGCAACAGTTCAAAATACAAATACAGGAGGAAGAATTTTTGCTTCTCCTTTAGCTAAGAAAATTGCTGAAGAAAAAGGAATTAACCTTTCTCAAGTAAAAGGAAGTGGTGAAAATGGTAGAATTGTAAAAAGTGATGTGGAGAACTTTACTCCATCGTCGACTTCAACTCCAGCTCAAGCGGTTGCAGAAGCATCTCAAGCAGTTGCTGCGGTTAAACCATTTGTTCCTGCAGGTGAAGTTTTCCAAGAGGAAATTAAAAATTCTCAAATGCGTAAAACTATTGCGCGTCGTTTAGCAGAATCTAAATTTACTGCACCACATTATTATCTAACTATTGAGTTAGATATGGATAATGCAATTGCTTCTCGTGGAATGATTAATTCGTTACCAGATACTAAAGTTTCTTTCAACGATATGGTTATTAAAGCTTGTGCCATGGCATTAAAGAAACATCCACAAGTTAACTCTCAATGGAGAGAAGATGCGATGGTTTTAAATCACCATGTAAATATTGGTGTAGCAGTAGCCGTTGAAGATGGATTAGTGGTTCCTGTGTTGAAATTTACTGATGCTATGAGTTTGTCTCAAATTGGAGCTAATGTAAAAGATATGGCGGGAAGAGCTAAAGCTAAGAAAATTCAACCAGCTGAAATGGAAGGAAGTACTTTTACAATTTCTAACTTAGGAATGTTTGGTATTCAATCATTTACATCAATTATTAATCAGCCTAATTCAGCAATTTTATCTGTTGGAGCAATTATTGAAAAACCAGTAGTTAAAAATGGTCAAATTGTAGTAGGTAATACTATGACAGTTACTTTAGCTTGTGATCATAGAACGGTTGATGGAGCTACTGGAGCTCAATTCTTACAAACGTTAAAAGCGTTTATGGAAAATCCAGTAACTATGTTAGCGTAA